One window from the genome of Sebastes umbrosus isolate fSebUmb1 chromosome 12, fSebUmb1.pri, whole genome shotgun sequence encodes:
- the LOC119499459 gene encoding ras-related protein Rab-11B-like — protein sequence MGNRDDEYDFLFKVVLIGDSGVGKSNLLSRFTRNEFNLESKSTIGVEFATRSIQVDSKTIKAQIWDTAGQERYRAITSAYYRGAVGALLVYDIAKHLTYENVERWLKELRDHADNNIVIMLVGNKSDLRHLRAVPTDEARAFAEKNNLSFIETSALDSTNVEEAFKNILTEIYRIVSQKQIAERSAHDESPGNNVVDISVPPTTDGQRGGKLQCCQNL from the exons TTGTGTTAATTGGGGACTCGGGCGTAGGGAAGAGCAACCTGCTCTCTCGGTTCACACGAAATGAGTTCAACCTAGAGAGCAAGAGCACCATCGGGGTGGAGTTCGCCACGCGCAGCATCCAGGTGGACAGCAAGACGATAAAGGCTCAGATCTGGGATACGGCAGGACAGGAGCGCTACAGAGCCATCACCTCGGC ATACTACAGAGGAGCGGTGGGGGCGCTCTTAGTGTATGACATAGCCAAACACCTGACCTATGAGAATGTGGAGCGCTGGCTGAAGGAGCTGAGAGACCACGCCGACAACAACATCGTCATCATGCTGGTCGGCAACAAGAGCGACCTGCGCCACCTCAGGGCCGTGCCCACGGACGAGGCCCGGGCCTTCGCAG AGAAGAACAATCTGTCATTCATAGAAACTTCAGCTTTGGACTCAACAAACGTTGAAGAAGCCTTCAAGAATATCCTCACAG aaatctacCGCATCGTCTCGCAGAAACAGATTGCTGAGCGGTCTGCCCATGACGAGTCCCCAGGAAACAACGTGGTGGACATCAGCGTGCCACCCACTACGGACGGCCAGAGGGGAGGCAAACTGCAGTGCTGTCAGAACCTGTAA
- the LOC119499458 gene encoding E3 ubiquitin-protein ligase MARCHF2-like, with product MSSSGCCHLPGSLCDYSGNAESDASKDSEESDSTAQAQYIAKVTAKDGRPLSTVVKAVSLQSDVGMCRICHEGAGGETLLSPCDCTGTLGKVHKSCLEKWLSSSNTSYCELCHTEFTIERRPQPLTQWLKDPGPRSEKRTLLCDMACFLLITPLAAISGWLCLRGAQDHLQLKSRLEAVGLIALTIALFTIYILWTLVSFRYHCQLYSEWRRTNQKVRLLMPDMKGAHTTQRSVPTKSTKKMTDETIV from the exons ATGTCTTCGTCAGGGTGCTGCCACCTGCCCGGCTCCCTTTGTGATTACTCCGGGAACGCCGAATCTGACGCCTCCAAGGATTCGGAGGAGTCTGATTCTACCGCGCAGGCCCAGTACATTGCCAAGGTTACGGCTAAAGATGGCCGCCCACTCTCCACCGTTGTCAAAGCGGTGAGCTTGCAGAG CGATGTGGGCATGTGTCGGATTTGTCACGAGGGAGCTGGAGGGGAGACGCTGCTCTCACCCTGCGACTGCACTGGTACGCTGGGTAAAGTGCACAAGAGCTGCTTGGAGAAGTGGCTGTCCTCCTCCAACACCAGCTACTGTGAACTCTGTCACACAGAATTCACTATTGAACGACGACCACAACCACTCACACAG TGGCTGAAGGACCCAGGTCCTCGCAGTGAGAAGCGTACGCTGCTGTGCGACATGGCCTGCTTTCTCCTCATCACACCCCTGGCCGCCATCTCTGGCTGGCTGTGTCTGAGGGGAGCCCAGGACCACCTGCAGCTGAAGAGCAGACTCGAGGCCGTAGGCCTCATCGCCCTCACCATCGCCCTTTTCACCATCTACATCCTCTGGACACTG GTGTCATTTCGGTATCACTGTCAGTTGTACTCGGAGTGGAGGAGGACCAATCAGAAAGTGCGCCTGCTCATGCCCGACATGAAAGGGGCACACACCACCCAGCGTTCTGTGCCGACCAAGTCGACCAAGAAAATGACTGACGAGACCATCGTATGA